GTTAATAAACCCGCTAAATCTCCAGGTTTATCAAGAACAGGACCTGAAGTGATTTTGATTCCTACTTGCAATTCGTTAGCCAAAATATTAGCCAAAGTAGTTTTCCCTAAACCCGGAGGCCCATGAAATAAAGTATGGTCTAAAGCTTCATTGCGTTGATTCGCCGCTTCTACAAAAACCTTAAGATTTTCAAGAATTTGATCTTGTCCTGCAAAATCATCAAATGAAAGCGGTCTCAATCTTTTTTCAAGATCAAGTTCTTCTGGGTTGTAACCTTTTGTAGTGGGGTCTAAATTTTCGTTCATGAAACAAATATAGAGAAAGATTAGTAAGAAATAATCGTGCTAATAAAGTTGAAATAAAAAAGCCTCTACAATAGAGGCTTTTTTATATTAGTGATGTAAAACTTCTTCACCTGGTTTCATTGGAACATTCTGCGGTACAAAATCTTCATCATGAGCTGGATTACTGTAATCGTATGGCCATCTGTGTACTTCAGGAATTTCTCCTGGCCAGTTTCCGTGAATATGTTCAACAGGCGCAGTCCATTCTAACGTATTTGATTTCCATGGATTTTGTTCCGCTTTCTTTCCGTAAAAAATGCTTACAAAGAAATTGTATAAGAACACCAATTGGAAAGCTCCACCAATTAAAGCAAATGTTGTAATTAATACATTCACATTTTGTAAATCGTCAAATAATGGAAAGTTAGTATTCGTATAATAACGTCTCGGCAAACCAGCTAATCCAATAAAGTGCATTGGAAAGAAAACTCCATAAGCACAAACTGCTGTTACCCAAAAGTGAATATACCCTAAATTTTTGTTTAACATTCTTCCAAACATTCTTGGGAACCAGTGATAAATTCCAGCAAACATTCCATAAAGAGCAGAAATACCCATTACTAAGTGAAAGTGAGCTACAACAAAATACGTATCGTGAACATTAATATCCAAAGTACTATCTCCTAAAATAATACCAGTTAAACCACCAGTAATAAAAGTAGAAACCAATCCAATTGAAAACAACATGGCTGGATTAAACTGTAAATTTCCTTTCCACAAAGTAGTAATGTAGTTAAATGCTTTTACAGCAGATGGAATTGCAATCAACAAAGTAGTAAAGGTAAATACCGAACCCAAGAATGGATTCATACCCGATATAAACATATGGTGACCCCAAACTATAGTTGATAAAAATGCAATTGCTAAAATAGACATGATCATCGCTCTGTAACCAAAAATTGGTTTACGAGAACTAGTTGCGATAACTTCAGATGTAATACCTAAAGCTGGCAATAATACAATATATACCTCAGGGTGACCTAAGAACCAAAATAAATGTTCGAATAATACTGGTGATCCTCCTTGATAGTGAAGTACTTCTCCAGCAATATAAATATCAGACAAGAAAAATGAGGTTCCAAAACTTCTATCAAAAATCAACAATAAAGCTGCAGATAATAATACTGGGAAAGATACAATCCCAATGATAGCAGTCACAAAGAAAGCCCAAATAGTAAGAGGCAATCTTGTCATTGTCATACCTTTAGTACGCAAGTTAATAACGGTAACAACATAATTTAAAGATCCCATTAAAGAGGAAGCAATAAAAATAGCCATAGATACTAACCAAAGTGTCATACCGGTTCCTGAACCAGGAATCGCTTGTGGCAATGCACTTAAAGGAGGGTAGATTGTCCATCCTGAAGAGGCAGGTCCTGCTTCAACAAATAAAGAACAAACCATAATAACACTTGACAAGAAAAACAACCAATAGGAAATCATATTCATAAATCCTGACGCCATGTCTCGAGCACCAATTTGAAGTGGAATCAATAAATTACTGAAGGTACCACTCAAAGCAGCTGTCAAAACAAAGAAAACCATAATGGTTCCATGAATGGTAACCAAAGCCAGGTAAATATCATTAGCCATTACTCCATCTGGAGCAAATTTATCTCCTAATAAAATATTAAAAATTTTGAATGACTCCTCTGGCCATGCCAATTGCATTCTGAAAAGCAAAGACATTCCAACTCCAATAATTCCCATTACAATACCAGTTAATAAGTATTGTTTAGCAATCATTTTATGGTCAATACTAAAGATATACTTAGTAATGAAGGTTTCTTTATGATGATGATCGTGTTCGTGACCGTGTAAATCTGCTGACATATTTATATACTTTATAAATTTTTATTTAATTATTTCATTGCAACTTTAGAAGCAACAGTGTCTGAACTAACAGCTATAGAGTCTGAAGCAGAACCATCTGCAGCTGGAGCAGGTTCATTAGAAGCCTTCACTTCTTTAACCAAAGCCACTTTATCAGATAGCCAAGCTTTATATTCTTCAGGAGTGTCTACAACAATTTTCATCTGCATATTGTAATGGGAAGCTCCACAAATTTTATTACATAATAAAAGGTAATCAAAAGTGTAAGGATCTAAAGCAGTATTACCTGCAGCAACTAAATCAGCACTCTTCTTAGTTCTTAATTCATTAATTCTTGACACTTTTTCAACCATAAATGGTAACTCTCTATACTCGGCAGTAGTGTAAACAGGAGTAAAAGCAAACTGAGTAACCATACCAGGAACACAGTTCATCTGAGCTCTAAAGTGAGGCATGTAAGCTGAGTGCAATACATCTTGAGAACGAAGTTTAAAAAGTACTTTCTTTCCTTTTGGAATATGCAATTCAGAGGTTACAAAATCATCTTGTGCGTTAGGATCAGACAAATCCATACCAACAGCATTAACACCATCAATAAGTCTCACATTTGCTTTTCCTAAAACATTATCAGCACCTGCATAACGAGCAGTCCATTTAAATTGCTGGGCATACAATTCAATAACAATTACATCTTCGTCTTCATCAACAAACATAATATTATTCCATGCATACAAACCGTATAAAATCAAACCGGCTAATACTACTGCTGGAATCGAACTCCAAATAGCTTCTAACTTATTGTTATCAGCAAAAAAAGTTGCTTTTTGATCTTTTTTTCCTCTGTATTTAAAAGCAAAGAAATGCAATAAAACTTGAGTAACCGCTTGTACTATGAAAATTAAAACCCAAGTGATATTCATTAAAGTATCTACATCTGAACCATGCTCTGAAGCAGGAGTATGTAAGGGAAGATCGCCCCATCTAATTAAACCATAAATTGTAAAAATATAAATGAAAGCTAAAAAGCCAAACATCAAATATCCTTGAACATTGTTATCATTATCATTTGCAATTTGAGAATCATTCGTACTTGAATTACCTACTTGAGTTAAATCAAATATTTTGGTTAACTGCCAAATTGCTACAGCTAATAAAACTAAAACTATAATTACCAACAAACTTGTCATCTGTTTTTATTTAAATATTATTAATAATGAAAATGTTTACTCTCTTCAATAAATGGATTTCTTTTAGCCAATAAAGGAGCTTTAGTTAATGCTGTGAAAACAACATAAATAAACAACCCTAAGAAGAAAAGAACAGAAGCAATTTCAGATACTCCAATAAACCACTGGTCACCAACAGTACCCGGCATAATCATGTTGAAGAAATCAACATAGTGACCTAGTAAAATAACTGTTCCAGCCATCACCAATACCCAAGTAATTCTTTTGAAATCAGTATTGATTAAAATCAATAATGGAAATAAAAAGTTCATAACAACGGCTCCAAAAAATGGAAGGTTGTATAATTGGATTCTTGTTACGTAGTAGGTGATTTCTTCAGGAATGTCAGCATACCATATTAACATGAATTGTGAGAACCATAAATAAGTCCAGAATACACTAATTCCAAACATGAATTTAGCTAAATCATGGATATGACTAGTATTAACATGTTCTAAATAACCTTTTGATTTTAAATACAAAGTTATCATTGCAATCGTGGTAATACCACTCACAAAGAAACTTGCAAATACATACCATCCAAATAAAGTACTGAACCAGTGAGGATCAATTGACATAATCCAATCCCAAGACATAAT
This sequence is a window from Flavobacterium ammoniigenes. Protein-coding genes within it:
- a CDS encoding cytochrome c oxidase subunit II; this encodes MTSLLVIIVLVLLAVAIWQLTKIFDLTQVGNSSTNDSQIANDNDNNVQGYLMFGFLAFIYIFTIYGLIRWGDLPLHTPASEHGSDVDTLMNITWVLIFIVQAVTQVLLHFFAFKYRGKKDQKATFFADNNKLEAIWSSIPAVVLAGLILYGLYAWNNIMFVDEDEDVIVIELYAQQFKWTARYAGADNVLGKANVRLIDGVNAVGMDLSDPNAQDDFVTSELHIPKGKKVLFKLRSQDVLHSAYMPHFRAQMNCVPGMVTQFAFTPVYTTAEYRELPFMVEKVSRINELRTKKSADLVAAGNTALDPYTFDYLLLCNKICGASHYNMQMKIVVDTPEEYKAWLSDKVALVKEVKASNEPAPAADGSASDSIAVSSDTVASKVAMK
- a CDS encoding cytochrome c oxidase subunit I; this encodes MSADLHGHEHDHHHKETFITKYIFSIDHKMIAKQYLLTGIVMGIIGVGMSLLFRMQLAWPEESFKIFNILLGDKFAPDGVMANDIYLALVTIHGTIMVFFVLTAALSGTFSNLLIPLQIGARDMASGFMNMISYWLFFLSSVIMVCSLFVEAGPASSGWTIYPPLSALPQAIPGSGTGMTLWLVSMAIFIASSLMGSLNYVVTVINLRTKGMTMTRLPLTIWAFFVTAIIGIVSFPVLLSAALLLIFDRSFGTSFFLSDIYIAGEVLHYQGGSPVLFEHLFWFLGHPEVYIVLLPALGITSEVIATSSRKPIFGYRAMIMSILAIAFLSTIVWGHHMFISGMNPFLGSVFTFTTLLIAIPSAVKAFNYITTLWKGNLQFNPAMLFSIGLVSTFITGGLTGIILGDSTLDINVHDTYFVVAHFHLVMGISALYGMFAGIYHWFPRMFGRMLNKNLGYIHFWVTAVCAYGVFFPMHFIGLAGLPRRYYTNTNFPLFDDLQNVNVLITTFALIGGAFQLVFLYNFFVSIFYGKKAEQNPWKSNTLEWTAPVEHIHGNWPGEIPEVHRWPYDYSNPAHDEDFVPQNVPMKPGEEVLHH